A genomic segment from Klebsiella africana encodes:
- the dusB gene encoding tRNA dihydrouridine synthase DusB yields the protein MRIGHHQLRNRLIAAPMAGITDRPFRTLCYEMGAGLTVSEMMSSNPQVWESDKSRLRMVHIDEPGIRTVQIAGSVPEEMAAAARINVESGAQIIDINMGCPAKKVNRKLAGSALLQYPDQVKSILTAVVNAVDVPVTLKIRTGWEPEHRNCVEIAQLAEECGIQALTIHGRTRACLFNGDAEYDSIRAVKQKVSIPIIANGDITDPLKARAVLDYTGADALMIGRAAQGRPWIFREIQHYLDTGELLPPLPLAEVKRLLCAHVRELHDFYGQAKGYRIARKHVSWYLQEHAPDDQFRRTFNAIEDASEQLEALEAYFENFA from the coding sequence ATGCGCATCGGACACCACCAGCTCAGAAATCGCCTGATCGCAGCGCCCATGGCTGGCATCACTGACAGACCATTCCGGACGCTGTGCTACGAGATGGGAGCGGGTTTAACCGTTTCCGAGATGATGTCCTCTAACCCACAGGTGTGGGAAAGCGACAAGTCCCGCTTACGGATGGTGCATATTGATGAGCCCGGTATTCGTACCGTGCAAATCGCCGGTAGCGTACCGGAAGAGATGGCTGCCGCCGCGCGGATTAACGTGGAAAGTGGCGCCCAGATTATAGATATCAATATGGGATGCCCGGCGAAAAAGGTGAATCGCAAGCTTGCAGGTTCAGCCCTCTTGCAGTACCCCGACCAGGTGAAGTCGATCCTGACGGCGGTCGTTAACGCAGTGGACGTTCCTGTGACACTCAAGATTCGCACCGGTTGGGAACCGGAGCACCGTAACTGCGTAGAGATTGCCCAACTGGCCGAAGAGTGTGGCATTCAGGCTCTGACTATTCACGGACGCACCCGCGCCTGCTTGTTTAACGGAGATGCTGAATACGACAGTATTCGGGCAGTTAAGCAGAAAGTTTCCATTCCGATTATCGCGAATGGCGACATTACTGACCCGCTTAAAGCCAGAGCTGTGCTCGACTATACAGGGGCTGATGCCCTGATGATAGGCCGTGCAGCTCAGGGAAGACCCTGGATCTTTCGGGAAATCCAGCATTATCTGGACACTGGAGAGCTGCTGCCCCCGCTGCCGCTGGCAGAGGTTAAGCGCTTGCTTTGTGCGCACGTTCGGGAATTGCATGACTTTTATGGTCAAGCAAAAGGGTACCGAATCGCGCGTAAACACGTCTCCTGGTATCTCCAGGAGCATGCTCCAGATGACCAGTTTCGGCGCACATTCAACGCCATTGAGGATGCCAGCGAACAGCTGGAGGCGTTGGAGGCATACTTCGAAAATTTTGCGTAA
- a CDS encoding efflux RND transporter permease subunit — MSKFFIHRPVFAWVLAIIMMIAGGLAILQLPIAQYPTIAPPAVAISATYPGADAQTVQDTVTQVIEQNMNGIDNLMYMSSTSDSAGSVTITLTFKSGTDPDIAQVQVQNKLQLATPLLPQEVQQQGISVEKSSSSFLLVAGFISDNPTTTQDDISDYVASNVKDPISRLNGVGDVQLFGAQYAMRVWLDGNLLNKYNLTPVDVINALQVQNDQIAAGQLGGTPALKGQQLNASIIAQTRLKDPQEFGKVTLRVNADGSVVHLKDVARIELGGENYNVVARINGKPASGLGIKLATGANALDTATAIKAKLAELQPYFPQGMKVVYPYDTTPFVKISIHEVVKTLFEAIILVFLVMYLFLQNMRATLIPTIAVPVVLLGTFAVLSMFGYSINTLTMFGMVLAIGLLVDDAIVVVENVERVMVEEKLSPKEATEKSMSQIQGALVGIAMVLSAVFVPMAFFGGSTGAIYRQFSITIVSAMALSVLVALVLTPALCATLLKPASAEHHEKKGFFGWFNARFDQSVNHYTNSVSGILRGTGRYLVIYLVIVVGMAVLFMRLPTSFLPDEDQGVFLTMIQLPSGATQERTQKVLDTVTDYYLHNEKANVESVFTVNGFSFSGQGQNSGMAFVSLKPWEARSGDKNSVESIIKRATVAFSQIKDAMVFPFNMPAIIELGTATGFDFELIDQGGLGHTALTQARNQLLGMVKQHPDQLVRVRPNGLEDTPQFKLDVDQEKAQALGVSLSDINETISAALGGYYVNDFIDRGRVKKVYVQADAHFRMLPSDINNMYVRSANGEMVPFSAFVTSRWIYGSPRLERYNGLPSMEILGEASPGKSTGEAMALMETLASKLPSGIGYDWTGMSYQERLSGNQAPALYAISLIVVFLCLAALYESWSIPFSVMLVVPLGVIGALLAATLRGLNNDVYFQVGLLTTIGLSAKNAILIVEFAKDLMEKEGKGIIEATLEASRMRLRPILMTSLAFILGVMPLVISHGAGSGAQNAVGTGVMGGMLTATLLAIFFVPVFFVVVRRRFTRHVE; from the coding sequence ATGTCTAAGTTTTTTATTCATCGACCGGTCTTCGCCTGGGTGCTGGCCATCATTATGATGATTGCCGGCGGCCTGGCCATCCTGCAGCTGCCGATAGCTCAGTATCCGACAATCGCCCCCCCAGCGGTAGCGATCTCCGCCACCTACCCCGGCGCGGATGCTCAGACCGTACAGGATACCGTTACCCAGGTTATCGAGCAGAATATGAACGGCATCGATAACCTGATGTATATGTCGTCGACCAGCGACTCTGCAGGTTCGGTAACCATTACGCTCACCTTTAAATCGGGTACCGATCCCGATATTGCCCAGGTGCAGGTGCAAAACAAACTGCAGCTGGCCACGCCACTACTGCCCCAGGAAGTACAGCAGCAAGGGATTAGCGTCGAGAAATCCAGTAGCAGCTTCCTGCTGGTCGCCGGTTTTATCTCTGATAACCCGACCACTACCCAGGATGATATTTCTGACTATGTTGCCTCCAACGTCAAAGATCCTATTAGCCGCCTCAACGGCGTGGGCGATGTGCAGCTGTTTGGTGCGCAATACGCCATGCGCGTCTGGCTGGATGGCAACCTGCTGAACAAATACAACCTGACGCCGGTTGACGTCATCAATGCGCTGCAGGTCCAGAACGATCAGATCGCTGCGGGCCAGCTCGGCGGTACGCCGGCGCTCAAGGGCCAGCAGTTGAACGCGTCGATCATCGCTCAGACGCGGCTTAAAGATCCGCAGGAGTTTGGCAAGGTCACGCTGCGGGTCAACGCCGATGGGTCTGTCGTTCATCTGAAAGACGTTGCCCGCATCGAGCTGGGAGGAGAAAACTATAACGTTGTCGCCAGAATTAACGGCAAGCCCGCTTCTGGTCTGGGGATAAAACTCGCAACGGGCGCCAACGCGCTGGATACCGCCACTGCGATTAAAGCGAAACTCGCCGAGCTGCAGCCCTACTTCCCTCAGGGGATGAAGGTGGTTTATCCGTATGATACGACCCCTTTCGTCAAAATCTCCATTCACGAAGTGGTCAAAACGCTTTTTGAAGCAATTATTCTCGTCTTTCTTGTCATGTATCTGTTCCTGCAGAACATGCGAGCAACGCTCATTCCAACCATTGCCGTACCTGTGGTGCTGTTGGGCACCTTCGCGGTACTGTCGATGTTTGGTTACTCCATTAACACGCTGACGATGTTTGGCATGGTGCTGGCGATAGGTCTGCTGGTCGATGACGCCATTGTGGTGGTGGAAAACGTCGAGCGCGTGATGGTTGAGGAGAAACTCTCGCCAAAAGAGGCGACGGAAAAATCGATGTCGCAGATCCAGGGAGCGCTGGTGGGTATCGCCATGGTGCTTTCTGCGGTATTTGTCCCGATGGCCTTTTTCGGCGGATCCACCGGTGCGATTTATCGCCAGTTTTCGATTACCATCGTCTCCGCCATGGCGCTCTCCGTGCTGGTTGCCCTGGTGCTGACGCCGGCACTTTGCGCCACACTGTTAAAGCCAGCATCGGCCGAACACCATGAGAAAAAAGGATTTTTTGGCTGGTTTAATGCCCGCTTCGACCAGAGCGTTAACCACTATACCAACAGCGTTAGCGGCATTCTGCGTGGAACAGGCCGTTATCTGGTGATCTACCTGGTGATCGTCGTGGGAATGGCCGTGTTGTTCATGCGTTTGCCTACATCCTTTCTACCCGACGAGGATCAGGGCGTCTTCCTGACCATGATCCAGCTGCCTTCCGGCGCTACTCAGGAGCGGACGCAGAAGGTGCTGGATACCGTAACCGACTACTATCTGCATAACGAGAAGGCCAACGTTGAAAGCGTCTTTACCGTTAACGGCTTCAGCTTCAGCGGCCAGGGACAAAACTCCGGTATGGCGTTTGTCAGCCTGAAGCCCTGGGAAGCACGCAGCGGTGATAAAAACAGCGTGGAGTCCATCATCAAGCGGGCCACCGTGGCCTTTAGCCAGATTAAAGACGCCATGGTTTTCCCGTTCAACATGCCAGCCATTATTGAGCTGGGTACCGCCACCGGCTTCGACTTTGAACTGATCGACCAGGGCGGACTCGGCCATACCGCCCTGACGCAGGCGCGAAACCAACTGTTGGGCATGGTGAAACAGCATCCGGATCAGCTGGTCCGGGTACGGCCTAATGGTCTGGAGGATACACCACAGTTCAAACTGGATGTCGATCAGGAGAAAGCACAAGCGCTGGGCGTATCACTCTCCGATATCAATGAAACGATATCAGCCGCGCTGGGCGGGTACTACGTCAATGACTTTATTGACCGCGGCCGCGTTAAGAAAGTGTACGTTCAGGCTGATGCCCACTTCCGTATGCTACCGAGCGATATTAACAATATGTATGTTCGTAGCGCTAACGGCGAAATGGTCCCGTTCTCCGCCTTTGTCACTTCGCGCTGGATATATGGCTCGCCGCGCCTGGAGCGCTACAACGGGTTGCCATCCATGGAGATCCTTGGTGAAGCTTCGCCAGGCAAAAGTACCGGGGAAGCCATGGCGCTGATGGAAACGCTGGCCAGTAAACTGCCGAGCGGTATCGGTTATGACTGGACCGGGATGTCTTACCAGGAACGGCTCTCCGGCAACCAGGCGCCTGCGCTCTATGCCATCTCGCTGATTGTCGTCTTTCTGTGTCTGGCAGCGCTGTATGAGAGCTGGTCGATCCCCTTCTCAGTGATGTTAGTGGTTCCGCTGGGGGTCATTGGCGCGCTGTTAGCCGCCACGCTGCGTGGGCTGAATAATGACGTGTATTTCCAGGTTGGCCTGCTGACCACGATCGGTTTGTCGGCGAAGAACGCGATTCTGATCGTTGAGTTCGCCAAGGATCTGATGGAGAAAGAAGGGAAAGGGATCATTGAGGCCACCCTGGAGGCATCGCGGATGCGCCTGCGACCTATTCTGATGACCTCTCTGGCCTTTATTCTCGGGGTCATGCCGCTTGTAATCAGCCATGGTGCCGGCAGCGGAGCGCAGAATGCGGTTGGCACCGGCGTGATGGGCGGGATGCTCACCGCGACACTGCTGGCGATCTTCTTTGTTCCGGTCTTCTTTGTGGTCGTAAGACGACGCTTTACCCGGCACGTTGAATAA
- the fis gene encoding DNA-binding transcriptional regulator Fis gives MFEQRVNSDVLTVSTVNSQDQVTQKPLRDSVKQALKNYFAQLNGQDVNDLYELVLAEVEQPLLDMVMQYTRGNQTRAALMMGINRGTLRKKLKKYGMN, from the coding sequence ATGTTCGAACAACGCGTAAATTCTGACGTACTGACCGTTTCTACCGTTAACTCTCAGGATCAGGTAACTCAAAAGCCCCTGCGTGACTCGGTTAAACAGGCACTGAAGAACTATTTTGCTCAACTGAACGGTCAGGATGTGAATGACCTGTATGAGCTGGTACTGGCTGAAGTTGAACAGCCCCTGTTGGACATGGTGATGCAATACACCCGTGGTAACCAGACCCGCGCTGCCCTGATGATGGGCATCAACCGCGGTACACTGCGTAAAAAACTGAAAAAATACGGCATGAACTGA
- the envR gene encoding acrEF/envCD operon transcriptional regulator has translation MARKTKEEALRTRQLLIESAIQQFALRGVSNTTLSDIADAAGVTRGAVYWHFASKTELFNEMWQQQPPLRDLIQANSAKANDQEPLSFLRERFIAGLRYIAENPRQRALMQILYQRCEFSKDMLSESEIRQRIGFNYCVIGEILQRCVRNNILPAETNIEVILIVLHSAFSGLIKNWLLDPQRFNLYQQAPALVDNIMAVISASRIAVGPALRVVNQ, from the coding sequence ATGGCAAGAAAAACGAAAGAAGAGGCGCTGCGCACGCGTCAGCTCCTGATTGAATCTGCTATCCAGCAATTTGCCCTGCGGGGGGTGAGCAACACGACCCTGTCGGATATCGCTGATGCGGCGGGAGTGACTCGCGGCGCGGTGTACTGGCATTTTGCCAGTAAGACAGAGCTGTTTAATGAAATGTGGCAGCAGCAGCCACCGCTCAGGGATTTGATTCAGGCAAACTCAGCAAAAGCGAATGACCAGGAACCGTTAAGTTTTTTGCGGGAGCGGTTTATTGCCGGGCTACGCTATATTGCTGAGAATCCTCGCCAGCGTGCCCTGATGCAAATTCTCTATCAGCGCTGTGAGTTTTCCAAAGATATGCTATCCGAAAGTGAAATCCGTCAACGTATTGGCTTTAACTATTGTGTTATTGGTGAGATCCTGCAACGCTGTGTACGTAACAATATATTGCCAGCCGAAACAAATATCGAAGTCATCTTAATCGTCTTACATAGTGCTTTTTCCGGACTGATTAAAAACTGGCTACTCGACCCGCAACGTTTCAATCTTTATCAGCAGGCACCTGCGCTGGTGGATAATATAATGGCGGTAATATCAGCTTCTCGTATTGCGGTGGGACCTGCGCTACGGGTGGTGAACCAGTAG
- the prmA gene encoding 50S ribosomal protein L11 methyltransferase — translation MPWIQLKLNTTGANAEDLSDALMEAGSVSITFQDTHDTPVFEPLPGETRLWGDTDVIGLFDAETDMKAVVAQLEQHPLLGAGFAHKIEQLEDKDWEREWMDNFHPMRFGERLWICPSWRDVPDENAVNVMLDPGLAFGTGTHPTTSLCLQWLDGLDLTGKTVIDFGCGSGILAIAALKLGAAKAIGIDIDPQAIQASRDNAQRNGVSERLELYLPQDQPEAMKADVVVANILAGPLRELAPLISVLPVSGGLLGLSGILASQAESVCEAYAGLFTLDPVVEKEEWCRITGRKN, via the coding sequence ATGCCATGGATCCAATTGAAATTAAATACCACCGGCGCGAACGCTGAAGATCTTAGCGATGCGCTGATGGAGGCCGGATCGGTCTCTATCACCTTTCAGGATACGCACGATACGCCGGTCTTTGAGCCACTGCCTGGAGAAACCCGGTTGTGGGGCGATACCGACGTAATCGGCCTGTTCGATGCCGAAACCGACATGAAAGCGGTCGTTGCCCAACTGGAGCAGCACCCACTGCTGGGCGCCGGATTCGCGCATAAGATCGAGCAGCTCGAAGATAAAGACTGGGAGCGGGAATGGATGGATAATTTCCATCCGATGCGCTTCGGGGAGCGTCTGTGGATCTGCCCGAGCTGGCGCGACGTTCCGGATGAAAATGCCGTCAACGTGATGCTCGATCCGGGTCTGGCCTTTGGCACCGGTACGCATCCGACGACATCCCTGTGCCTGCAGTGGCTGGATGGACTCGACCTCACCGGCAAAACGGTCATTGATTTCGGTTGCGGCTCGGGCATCCTGGCGATCGCCGCCCTGAAACTGGGCGCGGCAAAAGCGATCGGTATTGATATCGACCCGCAGGCCATCCAGGCCAGCCGCGATAATGCTCAGCGTAATGGCGTTTCCGAACGCCTTGAGCTGTATCTGCCGCAGGATCAGCCAGAAGCCATGAAAGCCGATGTGGTGGTCGCGAATATCCTCGCCGGCCCATTGCGTGAGCTGGCACCATTAATCAGCGTCCTGCCCGTTTCAGGTGGTTTGCTGGGGCTTTCCGGCATTCTTGCCAGTCAGGCAGAGAGCGTCTGTGAAGCCTACGCCGGCCTCTTCACTCTCGACCCGGTAGTTGAGAAAGAAGAGTGGTGCCGGATCACCGGCCGGAAAAACTAA
- a CDS encoding efflux RND transporter periplasmic adaptor subunit: MTTHARVTLLSGLIISALLLTGCDNSDNQQPHAQAPQVTVHVVNSAPLSVTTELPGRTSAFRVAEVRPQVSGIILKRNFVEGSDVEAGQSLYQIDPATYQAAWNSAKGDEAKAEAAAAIAHLTVKRYVPLLGTKYISQQEYDQAVATARQADADVIATKAAVETARINLAYTKVTSPISGRIGKSSVTEGALVTNGQSDALATVQQLDPIYVDVTESSNDFMRLKQESLQRGGDTKSVELVMENGQAYPLKGSLQFSDVTVDESTGSITLRAIFPNPQHVLLPGMFVRARIDEGVDPQAILVPQQGVTRTPRGDASVMLVNDKNQVETREVVATQAVGDKWLITSGLKPGDKVIVSGLQKVRPGVTVKAEAERAAPAVQ; the protein is encoded by the coding sequence ATGACGACTCACGCCAGAGTGACACTTTTATCCGGTTTAATTATCTCGGCCTTATTGCTAACCGGTTGCGATAATTCTGACAACCAGCAACCCCATGCGCAGGCGCCGCAGGTGACGGTCCATGTCGTGAACAGCGCACCGCTATCAGTCACCACCGAACTGCCGGGCCGAACCTCTGCATTTCGCGTAGCGGAGGTCCGCCCCCAGGTGAGCGGTATCATCCTGAAGCGTAATTTTGTTGAAGGAAGTGATGTCGAAGCAGGCCAGTCCCTCTATCAGATCGATCCGGCGACCTATCAGGCAGCCTGGAACAGCGCCAAAGGCGATGAGGCCAAAGCCGAAGCCGCAGCCGCTATCGCCCATTTGACGGTGAAACGTTATGTTCCACTGCTGGGTACTAAATATATCAGCCAGCAGGAATACGATCAGGCAGTGGCCACCGCACGCCAGGCCGATGCCGATGTCATCGCCACCAAAGCTGCCGTGGAAACGGCCCGTATCAACCTGGCCTACACCAAAGTGACCTCCCCCATTAGCGGGCGCATCGGCAAATCAAGCGTCACCGAAGGGGCGCTGGTCACCAACGGCCAGTCGGATGCCCTGGCTACCGTCCAGCAGCTCGATCCCATCTATGTTGACGTGACGGAGTCCAGCAATGACTTCATGCGCCTTAAGCAGGAAAGCCTGCAGCGCGGCGGTGATACCAAAAGCGTTGAGCTGGTCATGGAGAACGGCCAGGCCTATCCGCTCAAAGGTTCACTGCAGTTTTCTGACGTCACTGTTGATGAAAGTACGGGCTCAATTACTCTGCGCGCTATCTTCCCTAACCCGCAGCATGTCCTGCTGCCGGGGATGTTCGTCCGCGCCCGCATAGACGAAGGCGTCGATCCGCAGGCTATCCTGGTGCCACAGCAAGGGGTGACCCGCACGCCGCGTGGTGATGCCTCCGTGATGCTGGTGAATGACAAAAACCAGGTTGAAACCCGGGAAGTAGTCGCGACTCAGGCCGTTGGCGATAAGTGGCTCATCACCAGCGGGCTGAAGCCGGGCGATAAAGTGATTGTCAGCGGCTTACAGAAAGTCCGTCCAGGCGTCACTGTCAAAGCCGAAGCGGAGCGTGCGGCGCCGGCCGTGCAATAA